Genomic segment of Zingiber officinale cultivar Zhangliang chromosome 11B, Zo_v1.1, whole genome shotgun sequence:
attttaaaatcacttaaaatttaattgagttaacttaattgaattaagtttaattaattttggtttggttaactacttttttttttaaaacctaggACCATCTCACCTTTTGCTAGATTtttaatcagggaaccttaatagttttgtgagatggttaatttaatcttcaatttaaattcaaatttaaggattgatcaacatttgaattagactaaggtttaacagttagccaattaaatatttatttcaataattggcttttagctgtggcgaggcactaggccttcttgggtattggattatcaaccatttctagacaaagccttttaaagaaattgaatttttaattttcttcctgAAAATTCTAGGTCTAATTAGTCAAGTgtagatcaagcctaagtccttatctaccctagtctaagcatgaaTAAAAAGTAATAAATCAAATATCAGataattctattttatgataaaaatggcCTTTTTATTagcccccctggatcatagcctcgataaggtctatcaaggtaatgaatttgatccttggggatccaatattgatcaagtccaacttgattagtcaggTTATACTTGAGGACCCATGCATGGACTAAGTTCTATTTGAGTGTTTTACCAGAGATAAATAAGATCTGAATTTATGTTTAGTCTTATATCCAAGTCCAGTTAGATTGTATACcaccctttgttttccaagaattaggttaaggttcttagaacccaaagtgaaccattccaacgtgtccttaagtcctttaacttgagttttcaaattgaaattttcttcctcaagttgttagacatgggttgaacttccattttgaactggctcagtcaaaggacttaggttagtctcctccttaaggattgttacctccttttggagtgacttgactcgaagATTGGATTTTGCCAACTTTCTTAACtaatatgaaactaaattttgtaattcatcaATTTTAGTACCATAAATTAGAGAACTTACAATATTGTTTGGCCCtttagaaacggatacggatctgtgtCTTCTTTCGGACTGTGTTTCTGATTTGGCTCCGATTTCTGATTTGGATTCTGTTTCGGCAATGTATGCTTATACTGGTAGAGCAAGAAAGCTTGCTTTCTCGTGTTCTTCGTCGAAATCTTCAGAGGACTCGAACCGCGTTACTTTCAAGgccttccttcttcgttgcttctggtttggacactctagcttgtagtgtcccttctaatTGCAGTCGTAGCAGGTAACTCCAGATTTGGCCTTCGTgttcgattgagtcaccttctttttTTTGCACATTTTTCGTACTAATTTTATGAGCTCGGCAGTAATTtcatcgtcttctgagtctgattcatcttcggactTGGGTTCGGTTCGGCGCTTCATTTTTGGTTCCCGTGTTCTGCTTGTTCCTGGAATCAAAGAAATACTTTTCTTGGCTGAGCGTACATTAATCTGTTCATGTAactcaaaatcaaaaaataattcatctaatctaataattgaaagatccttggatactttgtaagcatctatcattgatgcccacaaggtattcctggAAAAAATATTCAGCGCGTACCTGATGACATCGCGATTCTCTAATTTTTGTTCGATCGCGTGGAGGCCGTTCagtagatcttgaatccgggcatgtaGTTGACTTACTGATTCTTCAtcttacatttttatattatataatttatttaatattaagtctcatttacttaccttcgtgtcggaagtgccctcgtgcagctcgatcaatttttcccacaactcctttgcacTATTGAAGGGACCAAcctggttcagctcttctttggttaggtTGCATTAAAGAGTTTGTGTTGCTTTTGCATCGACTTCAATTTTCTTGCGAGTTGGGGCATCCCATTTGTTGTAGGGGACAAGTGCTCCGGTGCTGTCAACTGGTAGGGAGAATCCCGTTTGAATGATGATTCACATCTTTACCTCTGTCTTCTGATAGTACTTCATTCTgtccttccagtagccgaagtcttcaccAGAGAAAAGAGGCGGATGagctgtgctgtagccttcttggtgggccattcaAACAGgaatctcgcacacaaaaaaaaaaaccaatgttctaagacttggtcttggattaatagtgcgggagaaaaaataaaaatattatttcaccaatttttataaaataaaatattaataaaataaaaaatattatttcaaaatttgttaAATGTGATATTGTGTCAATACTAATAAATGGTGAAGAGacgaaaataaatttttcaaaaacagttttggagggaaaaaatgaaaagcGTAGGATCGAAGACGATAtataaaaaatgatatataaaAAAAGACCCCCTTTGCTCAATtgatggtttcaccaattcagagtggcctgactctgataccaattgtaggatcgaagatgtgctagaggggggcggGTGAATAGCACGCGTTGCTTTTTTACTTGTTTCGAAAAACACACAGAATATGCAGTGGAATAAAGAATGAAAAGACAAGCAACGCTAACAcgctttcttttacttggttcagagcctgtggcgactcctactcctaggtatgcgatcgttgatcgctttcgttggacaaCCACTATAGATTAAGAAAttgagtacaagtacaaatatgAAGCTTACAAATATTGCTCAAAATTAAACTTGTTACTAACGACTTGGAGAAATAAAACTTCTAGCTTGATCGTTGTCAGAGCAGCGTTTAGGCATTTCCGGAGTGCGCGCAAGAACTCAAGTTATTCTTCAAGAATTGTTGTTTTGAAGTGATGATCGAGGCTCCTTGTTATAGCCAAGCTTGACCGGATCTAGATCCCttgatctcgggatcaggtttgacccgccgtcgatcggtcgaccgatcctcctgatcggtcgatcgatcccgccTGAATCGATCTGCCTCCCGATTCTGCTGACCAATCCCGTCGACCAATCCCAtcgttcaatcgaccgatccctagCTCATCTGGTCTGATCAACTGGGCTCGACCACATCACCGCTtatcctcggttcggtcgaccgatctcgagatcgagtcgaccgatcccctggtcgaaccCGATCCATTCGTTGGAACTCTGATCTTGCTACTTGGAGGTTAAGTCAACTGAACCGAACGTTGGGTCGACCAATCCCTATCgaatctaaccctgcacaaagtgttagtctcctgcaaaacaaagttatcacatagcagataatatgtaaataaataattttgacagCCTTCGGGCTGTCTggttctgatttcggatttcctcCGGAAATTGTAGGTCGAACCGaggcctactattccctctaggggaacgcgtcctcacctacttgtctcaggagaagttacctgttgctagaccggtcctccagaccgactgaacttttgctcagcgtcttaTGTTTCAGGACTTTCTGTTGAActcccgctccacgacccgttcagtcttccacctggtccacgaccaccaggactttcacctagagtccctgactctagggttttgcctaaagtgctcgacccgccaagactttccgcctaggattaccaccccttaggattttccacctgcctaatcatAGTTGGGACTTTTCATCACATAGgcttaccgcccctaggacctagagttacacccccaagggttttccacttgccaagGATCCACTAAGAATTTTGCCTAAAAACACTTAGgatttttcctgcaagctcaattaaccttgttagataaaaaaaataatttaactttggaccttttgacattatcaaaacacaagttcaatcgtctggtgctccttgcaccaacagAATATAGCCTCGTCTCAATAGCTCCATAACTTGTCATTGTAGTTCTTCAACATCCTTAGGGCTAAGACAGTATGCCGGTCGGTTGGGTCTTAATGAGATCTAATACCAACTAACGCTGAACAGAATATGTATATTATTCTAGAGCGTGAAGTTACAAAGGGAttaacaagaaaacaagagagaagtaacacgcaaaaaaaaaaaaaactaaaattaggCTTAAACCTATTATGAAATCAAGAGTGCAAAGAAAAAGAGATATAGCCATAACCTGACTTAACGGAAATTAAtagattcaatatcaaaataacttatcctaaacatcatctaagcataggtttatatagctctcaaaatCCTCAACAAAatctaaaaggaaaaaaataaccaactagacttattccctaagatttaAGATAAATTAACTAACATGACTTATTCtctaaaatttagaataaattaactaacaagacTTGGTTCGTTAAGATTTAGGATaaagttaaatataattaaaaaataactaaacttaattaacggataactactttaaaaaaaatcaaatttgaatcCCCTCCTACATCATATTTACATAACAGCTCTCCACTATGCTCTTTCGTTACTCGTGTGCATCCTTTTTCATAACTAATGTCATTAATGAGACGGTTAAAGGAATATGCTATCAGAATGTGTCGGTTAAGGAAACGTATAGAGTTACTTTCGAGGAAGATAACATTGAATGCCTTCACAAGAGCCTAAAAATATTCTCTGACAAACTGTTACTATTCTCTAACAAGTTGTTGTGATTCTCTCACGGTGTTGTCTCCTGAGTATATCCTGACTGGGCACTTAGCCGATAGATCACATCTTGCATAAGCAGAATATTGAGTATAGTAAGGCGTTCGACCTTAAGGTCGCTCGGGTATATGTCGAATGATATAGATATGATTATATAAATAGGGAACCGAGCCCCCTAGGTCCGAGCGGTTTTATGATCGACAGACCTTGAGCGGGGATGCTCGCTTATGAAGAATGGGGAACTGAGTCCCGAGAGGTCTGACCGATGCTTTCAACTTGTCATCCTTGTATTCAGAAGCTTGTCCTTGAAGTGATATCTTGAACTCTAGGAATTCGATCGGACCTCTTCTGAGAGCTTCCTTGTATATGTGTACCTTGCAGAGGTAAGGAGGCTGAGCCCTGTAACCTTGGTCAGCTTTATACCTAGCCGCCATATATATGAGGGCAGGAGAACGAATGGACAATGAAAACCCATACGTCAGACCGATTGTATATGGAGTTGTACTATGAAAGTGGAAAACCGATTTCCTGAGGTTTAGACGAATCTATCCTTGGCCCGACCGGTCTTATGACAGGTCGGTCCTTTCTTCAACTCGAGCGGATTGAATCTGAGTGCAAGGGTGGACTGTCGAATATACATTGAGTGTTGGCAGCGAAGTAAGACACTGGGCCCCCCATGCCCGATCGGCTCTGGGGCTAGTCGTCCTCCTATCGGGAGTCATAATTTTGGGCGAGGAGCCAAGCCCTATTGAGAGTGACCCTTTGACTGCCACCTCCCCTTAACTTAAACCGTCATCTCACCTAAATTTTGACTGCCGCGTCATATCTGGATCCGTTCGTAACATCTCGTATCATTGGGTTTCTGGACGGCCAGCCGTatgtgcttcccgatttactctGTTAGTCAGTGAAAAACCTCCGTGGAACCAAATTGATCATCTAAGACTTAACGTTACCTAgccttgttattattttttttattgacgaCATTGCACGTTtattttgtttctttccattattattttccCGTTCAATTATTTGTCCTCCATTTCATTTATTTATCAGCCGGTGGTTCGATCCTTGGCAGTTTCTTAATTTGTCACGTATCATAATTATTGGagcataagattaattaagtttgtTTCGCTATCAGCTAGCTAGTAGCCTACGGTTCCTCTATAATTAATGATGAAAACATTAATTATACTTTATTTTATATCCAAGAAAGAATAATATTTAAGAAAATTAGCCAGCTTTTACTTCTATGGCTAAGTTTTGGATTCAAATCATGcaatatacttttttttttttatatcaatatGGGATTTTATAAGTCTTATCTTGTTAATTGTCGGCGGTCTTTGGTCTACATTATTGGTAGAAGTTGTTTCCTTTTTCAATTCTTTATCAGTAAGTGATCTCACGTTTTTCCCATGTTAATTATTTATCAGTAAATGGTCCTTCCATTTCAATTGTTTTTGAAGTTGCCGcgtttaattatattatatttgatTATATTACCCATTATCAAATATATCCTAATTAATTGAGCATCCAAGGAGTTTAGCTAAGTTATGATCTGATTCCTCTATAAATACACGATCGATCGATGTTGCATACAAACTATAacagaaaaaaaaacattttctctATCTTATTGTTGAGATATAGAATTAAGCATGGCGACCAACGTGTTTGGGAATCCAGTGACGGACGACACGGTGAGACTAATTTTTCCGAATATCACTGAAATCACCGCCCGACACAGAGCAGAAGTGGCTTTGCAGTATATGAACGCAGACGCGAAAGCGACGAACGTGAGTCGGTTTGTGCACAACCTGAAGGAGGCTTACGGTACGGGAACCTCGACGCTTGGCATGATTTACAATGCCACCGGAGGTAACCTATCATTCGTTCTCAATCACACTTGGGAAGGTGCTGTCTGGCGATCCCCTTACCCTCAAGTCATTCAAAATGGGCAATGGGCTGGATTTCTTCACGTCCGCGGTAGGCTCATGGGTCCTTCCAAAGAAGCTATTGTGTACAGAGGGGTGAACAACGATGGAGCCGGCCGTGATTGGATGCTGGCTTGGAACACATCCCGCATGAATTATCAGAATCGcgtgagtatatatatatatatatatatatataagcgataaattttcaactaattaaGATTAATATTCATTCTTAATGTTCGTTAATGCAGGTGTACGCTGAAATCCATACGGCCGGTGGTTTTGGTTCGGGGAACTGGAACGCCATTGATAGTAAGATGGATAGTCAAACGAATAATTACTCTACCACCGCGCTCGGAGGCTTCGCCAGTGCGTCGATTGGCGCAGGCAGTTCACCGGAATTTGTGGGAATCTTGTCCCTGGAAGGTTTGGGATCCAATTTTATGGCGATGGCCACTGATGTTAGCGTCGTCTCGCAGTCGCTTGATTCCAAGTATGTGGATGATGTTGATGAAGCCGATGATGAAACTCCTGCTGAATAATGAAGCCACCACCTTGTGGCTGGCTGGCTGTCTGATTACAAGCACTACTATATtcctaagaaaataaaataataagaatgATAATAATCATAAAGCACTCGAGCAGTactgttaattaattaattatgtgtGTTGTGTTTGGAAGGAGATGATAGTGTGGTGTGTATCCGAATAATTAACATGCTTCTTCTTGTTGCATGTACCTTTCGATTCTTATATTAGTAAAATGAAAACTCCTCCGATCCTCTGATCTGTGTGAATTTTTTCAATGGGCAGTATTAAATTGGtctataaatttaataaacaAAAACTATATACgcctccgccaacccgtccctaggtcaataggaaaaaggtaaatcacggatgactactagccattagtgcataTGGCCAAGACATAGGGGAGGTTATACTCGGTCACGccaagtttcgaccccaagacctcatgtgataacaccccatgtcttaaccatcacaCCACCCATGCACGTTGTTTAGGCTAACGAACCGTACCTGATAAAAGTAATTAAGAAAATTATATATACACTCCCTTTAATTTCTAGATAATTAAGGTAATGGATAATTAAAGACTGTTTCATTTGATAGTTAGTGTCCACGACTATGTGTTTTATATATGTAACGTTTATTACATCTCAATCTATGATATATGTTTGAAATGATTAAGGATATTAGAAAGGCTTATGAATGCTTAATAATGTTTCATGTAAGAATTAGGCCTGAGTCATACTTGGTGTCCGATATATAGCTAGCTTTTGCGTCGATTTAATGTCAATATGACAAAGGGTCTTTTTGAACGTAACTGAAAGGGATGATCTTTCAACGTAGTAAAAATATGACCTATgatagtttaatttaagttttggctcCATATATAGGATTGTTCACGAGGCTTGAAAGTATCGGAAAACCATAACGTAGCATCTCGAAACGACCCGAAACGAAAGACGAAAAATCAAGGCAACAACAAATTAAAGGTCGAGAACTCTTCCTATTGACTAAGTATGGAGTTCTATCAATATTTAACTTTAGGTTCAATTCCAAATGTTgggtttattatttaaaatataagtaAGAATTCGATGTAGTAATCATATTATGTGATACGGGGTGCCACGAATGAACTCAGATATGACGTGACAGTCAAAGTTAAGATGATGAGACAATCAAAACCAAGATGAGATGTCGGTCCAATTCAATAGGAGGTGACAGTCAAAGGGTCACTCTTAATAGGGCATGACTCCTCGCCCAGTGCTAAGGCCCTCAGAACAAAGACAGACGACCCAATGACCGGTCAGACCAAGAGGACCTAGTCAAGGACAGAGCCAGGGGGCGATGGCGGCGACCGCCCCTCCTCAATTTTTAAGTATAAGAAGTGTATGAGATATAGGAATAGGGAGTGAAAGAGAGGCGAATGGGAGGCAACGACATGGTCACCTCCCCTCAATATAAACACATATATTTCGCCCCCTCGATATAAAATTTCTGGTTTCGTCCCTGGACCTAGTGCTCCTCGTTTGTATTAAGATACCTAGTATATATATTCTACCAGCCATCATCCGATCAGATTTAAGGATAACCGGTCTACCATAAGCTCGGTCGTCTATACGACAGACCGAATTTAGAGGACCCAACTTCCCGCTCAATATGTCTTTCCACATATGGTTGGTCGACCCAACGGCTGACCAAACTTATGGATCTTCTTATATACCAATTCTACCTCATGAGTCGGTCAAGAATAAATTGCATAAAGGCGGTCCAGCATATTTCAGGCGAGCATATAGCTGATCGTGAAGCAGCTCTCCACCATGCTCTCCTTCATAACAGTCGGTCCAAAATATCCCGGGTGGATTTACATTGCTTGGCAATCTTATCTCCCAATTATATGTGGGGAAGACTAGGCAAACTGGGCAGCTCTCAATGCATATCCGACGAGATAAAAGCACTGACCAGATTTTTTGGGACAGTTCCCCATCAAAAGCAAATATCCCAAGCATATGGTCAATCAATCATAGAACCGACCAGATCTAGGGGATTTTGCTCCACATTACTACAATATCAGAACCCCAACATTACATAATATATAGTCACCCAGTTTAAAGGTCGGACAACCCTATTATACCGGACAGTCTGCTCATACATTACTCTGCTAATTTATGACCAGTCGAGCTAAATATCCAACCGAGATATGCTCAGAAGacaacattgtcagagaatcacAACAGTCTATTAGAGAATAACAATCGTTTGTTAGAAAATATTCCTCTATTGTAACATGAGCATTCAATGTAACTTTCCTAGAAGGTGACTTTACACTTTCCACCGTCTAATACATTATAACAACATATTCTTTCAACCGACTCATTAATGACGTCAGTTACTAAAAGGGTATACACAGATAATGGAAGATTCCTCGGACGGTGATGAGTGGAGAGTGGATAAGAGTggagaactggcggtgaagagtGCATTTGAATCTTCCAAGAAACGGTGGTGAAGAGTTGAATTTGAATCTTCGTTGACGCCTTCATATCTCGCAGATtagggctcccaattgattgtCCTTACTCTTAATTGATTGTCACGTAAGAACCAAGTGACTTAGGGTTTAccaaaaaacttagctagatttaagCTTTGAAAgtgacttagcttttaaaaaaacttagcaaaacttagcttttaaaaggattttgataaacacttgggtttgaaaaaaaatttgataaaaacttagctttaaaaggaattccatgtaaaaatacttagctaagaagATGATTCCTTTAAAAAgaaactttatcaaatacttagctttattaaaatttagttaagtacttagcttttaaaaaagattttgataaaaagtttagttaaatacttagcttaaagGAGATTTTCAtaaaagcatagttaagtacttatcttgaaaaatacttagcttaaaaaaaatcataacacTTAgcctttaaaaatgtttttagatAAAAAGcatagttaaatattttttttcaaaacttaaaatttttttaaaagtatttgaaCTTGCTTTTTCAAATAaggtttattttcaaaaatagttaaaaacttaacttcctttttcaaaaaaaactttgaaattttgaaaaacaaaaataaaaattaatgacttaaccttcctttcactccccctaattaatgccaaaaatatttgagggtcttagagtccaagcatgagagataaacataaaagttattatccattatcctaattttccatctcactcattctatgttatcaagcatgttcagcttatgagtgtgtgtgagacgtagttaagttaagttgattttatctttaactttgaaaaatattgaagtatatttcaaaaatttggatttcaaaaatactaaatttgagattttaaaatataaatttgaatgagtttgaatttcaaattttggaatataagttttaattttgaataagttcaaatttcaaattttaaaatataagtttgaatttaaaatttaaagattaaTTAGCATTtggaaataattaaaattttgaaggttaattataatttgaaaattaattagattctgaaaataattaagattttgaaattaattaagattttgaattatgattttgaaattaattatgattttagtttgaaattaattaaataattaagattttaaaattatttaaaatttaattgagtaaacttaattgaattaagtttaattaattttggtttggttaactattttttttgaaaacctaggtccatctcaccttttgctagattttcaatcagggaaccttaatagttttgtgagatggttaatttaatcttcaatttaaattattgatcaacatttgaattagactaagatttaacagttagccaattaaatatttatttcaataattgacttttaggctgtggcgaggcactaagtcttcttggatattgaatcatcaaccacttctagataaaactttttaaagaaattgaatatttaattttcttcctgAAAATTCTAGGTTTAATTAGTCAAGTgtagatcaagcctaagtccttatctaccctagtctaagcatgaaTAAAAAGTAGTAAATCAAATATCAGAAaattctattttatgataaaaatggtctttttattggcttcccctggatcatagcctcaataagatctatcaaggtaatgaatttgatccttgggaatctaatattgatcaagtccaacttgattagtcaggTTAGACTTGAGGACCCATGGTTGGACTAAGTTCTATTTGAGCGTTTTACCAGAGACAAATAAGATCTGAATTTATGTTTAGTCTTATATCCAAGTCCAATTCGATTGTATATgaccctttgttttccaagaattaggttaaGGTTCTTAGAACCCAAAGTGAACTGTTCCAACATATCCTTAAgtcctttaacttgagttttcaaattgaaattttctttctcaagttgttagatatgggttgaacttccattttgaactggcttagtcaaaggacttaggttagtctcctccttaaggattgttacctccttttggagtgacttgactagGAGGTTGAATTTCGCCAAATTTCTTGacaaatatgaaactaaattttataattcatcAATTTTAGTACCAGAAATTAGGGAACTTACAATATTATTTGGCCCTTtagaaatggatatggatccgtggcttctttcgaaCTGTGTTTCCGATTCGGCTCCGATTTCTAATTTGGATTCTGTTTCGGCAATgtatgcttgtactggtagagcaaggaagcttgcttTCTCATGTTCTTCGTCAGAATCTGTAGAGGACTCGGACCGCGTTACTTTCAAGGCCTTCCTTCTTTATTGCTTTTGGTTTGGACACtccggcttgtagtgtcccttctaatTACAGCAGTAGCAGGTAACTCTAGACTTGGCCTTCGTgttcgattgagtcaccttcttctttttgcacatttttcgTACCAATTTTACGAGATCGACAGTAATTTCATCGTCTTCTGAGTCTAATTaatcttcggactcgggttcggTTCAGCGCTTGATTTTTGGTTCCCGCATTCTGCTTGTttctgcaatcaaagcaatactttTCTCGGCTGTGTGTGCATTAATTTGTTCGTGTAACTCaaaatcagaaaataattcatctaatctaataattgaaagatccttgaatactttgtaagcatatatcattgatgcccacaaggtatttctTGAAAAAGCATTCAGCGCGTATCTGATGGCATCATGATTCTCTAATTTTTGTTcgatcgcgtggagaccgttcagtagatcttgaatccgggcatgtaGTTGACTTACTGATTCTTCatcttgcatttttatattatataatttatttaatattaagtctCATTCACTTACCTTCGTGTCgaaagtgccctcgtgcagctcgatcaatttttcccacaaCTCCTTTACATTGTTGAAGGGACCAACCTGAttcagctcttctttggttaggctGCATTAAAGATTTTGTGTtgcttttacatcggcttcaatTTTCTTGCGAGttggtgcatcccatttgtcGCAGGGGACAAGTGCTCCGGTGTCGTCGACTGGTAGGGAGAATCCCGTTTGAATGATGATTCACATCTCTACCTCTATCTTCTGATAGTACttcattctgcccttccagtagccgaagtcttcaccAGAGAAAAGAGTTGGATGagctgtgttgtagccttcttggtgggccattcaAACAGgaatcttgcacacaaaaaaaaccaatgttccaagacttggtcttggattagtagtgcgggagaaaaaataaaaatattatttcaccaattttaaaaaaaataaaataaaaaatattatttcaaaaatagttttggaagaaaaaaaagaaaggcgTAGGATCAAAGACGATATATAAAAAAACGATATATAAAAAAAGACCCCctttgctcgattggtggttttaCCAATTCAGAGCGGCCTGACTCagatatcaattgtaggatcgaagatgtgcaaggggagggggggggggtgaatagcacacATTGCTTTTTTACTCGTTTCGAAAAACACATAGAATACGGAGTGGAATAAAGAATGAAAAGACAAGCAACGCTAACAcgctttcttttacttggttcgaagcctgtggtgactcctactccaaggcctgcgattgTTGATCACTTTTGTTGGGCCAATCACTATAGATTAAAAAAAttgagtacaagtacaaatattAAGCTTACAAGTATTGCTCAAAATTAAACTTGTTACTGACGACTTGGAGAAATAGAACTTCTAGCTTGATCGTTGTCAGAGCAGCGTTTAGACGTTTTCGGAGTGCGCACAAGAGCTCAAGTTATTCTTCAAGAATTGTTGTTTTGAAGTGATGGTCAAGGCTTCTTTTTATAGCCGAGCTTGACCTGATCTAGATCccctgatctcgggatcaggtttgacccgccattgatcggtcgaccgatcctcctgatcggtcgatcgat
This window contains:
- the LOC122035180 gene encoding 23 kDa jasmonate-induced protein-like, whose protein sequence is MATNVFGNPVTDDTVRLIFPNITEITARHRAEVALQYMNADAKATNVSRFVHNLKEAYGTGTSTLGMIYNATGGNLSFVLNHTWEGAVWRSPYPQVIQNGQWAGFLHVRGRLMGPSKEAIVYRGVNNDGAGRDWMLAWNTSRMNYQNRVYAEIHTAGGFGSGNWNAIDSKMDSQTNNYSTTALGGFASASIGAGSSPEFVGILSLEGLGSNFMAMATDVSVVSQSLDSKYVDDVDEADDETPAE